Proteins from one Stenotrophomonas aracearum genomic window:
- the phaE gene encoding class III poly(R)-hydroxyalkanoic acid synthase subunit PhaE, whose amino-acid sequence MSTAGSGHDAGDFEALARQYFSAWGDALRHAAAPGAGGPGAPGGWQQAIDGWAQLMSSPGNRQSEDAVHRFREQAGGWYGTMQQVAAQFAGQDASSADIAQAWRNAVEGQGDGLLKWMLQGARGHTQPGGPDLLALLERLQQDLGPWLQSPAFGPGREHQARWQALLRAQQEFQGHASDYVDQIKKALDDAFALFEQRLAEHEQPGNQLTSARAMFDLWIEAAEDAYAKVAMSEPFQKVYASLGNAQMRLRSAAQQEVERLCEAFGLPTRTEMDAAHRRITELERLVRRMAAKAAPEPAVAAKPKKATPKKATPKKATPKKATRARKAAP is encoded by the coding sequence ATGAGCACGGCCGGCAGCGGGCACGACGCGGGCGACTTCGAGGCACTGGCGCGCCAGTACTTCAGCGCCTGGGGCGACGCGCTGCGCCATGCGGCCGCCCCCGGTGCCGGCGGGCCTGGCGCTCCGGGTGGCTGGCAGCAGGCCATCGACGGCTGGGCGCAGCTGATGTCCAGTCCGGGCAACCGGCAGTCGGAAGACGCCGTGCATCGGTTCCGCGAGCAGGCCGGTGGCTGGTACGGCACCATGCAGCAGGTGGCCGCGCAGTTCGCCGGCCAGGACGCCAGCAGTGCCGATATCGCCCAGGCCTGGCGCAACGCGGTGGAAGGACAGGGCGACGGCCTGTTGAAGTGGATGCTGCAGGGCGCACGCGGGCATACCCAGCCCGGCGGCCCGGACCTGCTGGCGCTGCTGGAACGCCTGCAGCAGGACCTCGGTCCGTGGCTGCAGAGCCCGGCGTTCGGCCCCGGCCGCGAGCATCAGGCGCGCTGGCAGGCGCTGCTGCGCGCCCAGCAGGAATTCCAGGGCCACGCCAGCGACTACGTGGACCAGATCAAAAAGGCGCTGGACGACGCGTTCGCCCTGTTCGAGCAGCGCCTGGCCGAGCACGAGCAGCCGGGCAACCAGCTGACCAGTGCGCGCGCGATGTTCGACCTATGGATCGAGGCGGCCGAAGACGCCTACGCCAAGGTCGCCATGTCCGAGCCGTTCCAGAAGGTGTACGCATCGCTGGGCAATGCCCAGATGCGCCTTCGCAGCGCCGCGCAGCAGGAAGTGGAACGGCTGTGCGAAGCGTTCGGCCTGCCGACCCGCACCGAAATGGATGCCGCGCATCGGCGCATCACCGAGCTGGAGCGGCTGGTAAGGCGCATGGCGGCCAAGGCCGCGCCGGAACCGGCCGTAGCGGCGAAGCCGAAGAAGGCGACGCCGAAGAAGGCGACGCCGAAGAAAGCGACGCCGAAGAAAGCGACGCGCGCCCGCAAGGCCGCCCCATGA
- a CDS encoding CDP-alcohol phosphatidyltransferase family protein codes for MKRHFTMLREFQLADWFTLANAFCGTGAVFAAMRFLQDGERSYLLFGMALIPLAFIFDALDGRIARWRKSSSTLGRELDSLSDVISFGVAPAALAYACGMQGGWDWLVLSYFVCCGVSRLARYNVTAEALAGEGDKVPYFEGTPIPTSLALVVVLAVAASMGAIGHDLWLGRWQLGPWQLHPLVLLFALSGSLMISKTLRIPKP; via the coding sequence ATGAAACGTCACTTCACGATGCTGCGCGAGTTCCAGCTGGCCGACTGGTTCACCCTGGCCAATGCGTTCTGCGGCACCGGCGCCGTGTTTGCGGCGATGCGCTTCCTGCAGGACGGCGAGCGCAGCTACCTGCTGTTCGGCATGGCGCTGATCCCGCTGGCCTTCATCTTCGACGCGCTGGACGGGCGCATCGCGCGCTGGCGCAAGTCCAGCTCGACCCTGGGCCGCGAACTGGACTCGCTTTCGGACGTGATCTCCTTCGGCGTGGCCCCGGCCGCGCTGGCCTATGCCTGCGGCATGCAGGGCGGCTGGGACTGGCTGGTGCTGAGCTACTTCGTGTGCTGCGGCGTGAGCCGCCTGGCCCGCTACAACGTCACCGCCGAGGCGCTGGCCGGCGAGGGCGACAAGGTGCCGTACTTCGAAGGCACGCCGATTCCGACCAGCCTGGCGCTGGTGGTGGTGCTGGCCGTTGCCGCCAGCATGGGGGCGATCGGCCACGACCTGTGGCTGGGTCGCTGGCAGCTGGGTCCGTGGCAGCTGCACCCGCTGGTGCTGCTGTTCGCCCTGTCCGGGTCGCTGATGATCAGCAAGACCCTGCGCATTCCCAAGCCATGA
- a CDS encoding NUDIX hydrolase, with protein MPYTPIVATLGYVLSPDGRQALMIHRNARPGDQHLGKYNGLGGKVERDEDVAAGMRREILEEAGIECGTMRLRGTLSWPGFGKAGEDWFGFVFVIDDFTGTPLTSNPEGTLEWVDVDKLETLPLWEGDRQFLPMVFDADPRPFHGVMPYRDGVMQGWSYTRL; from the coding sequence ATGCCCTATACCCCGATCGTGGCCACCCTGGGCTACGTGCTGTCCCCTGATGGCCGCCAGGCCTTGATGATCCACCGCAACGCCCGCCCCGGCGACCAGCACCTGGGCAAGTACAACGGCTTGGGCGGCAAGGTCGAGCGCGACGAGGACGTGGCCGCCGGCATGCGCCGCGAGATCCTGGAAGAGGCCGGCATCGAATGCGGCACCATGCGCCTGCGTGGCACCCTCAGCTGGCCGGGGTTCGGCAAGGCCGGCGAGGACTGGTTCGGCTTCGTGTTCGTCATCGACGACTTCACCGGCACGCCGCTGACCTCCAACCCGGAAGGCACCCTGGAATGGGTGGACGTGGACAAGCTGGAGACCCTGCCGCTGTGGGAGGGCGACCGCCAGTTCCTGCCGATGGTGTTCGACGCAGACCCGCGCCCGTTCCACGGCGTCATGCCCTATCGTGATGGCGTCATGCAGGGCTGGTCCTATACCCGTCTGTAG
- the ppsA gene encoding phosphoenolpyruvate synthase, translating into MNENILWLHELRLADLARVGGKNSSLGEMIGNLAGLGVSVPGGYATTAEAFKDFIAHNDLSKRIFDKLATLDVEDVAALTAAGKEIRGWVIDAPLQPQLDQDIRSAYKQLCDENGGGDVAVAVRSSATAEDLPDASFAGQQETFLNVTGADDVVHKVKEVFASLYNDRAIAYRVHHGFKHEDVFLSSGVQLMVRSGVGSSGVLFTLDTESGFRDVVFVTSSFGLGEMVVQGAVNPDEFYVYKPTLNTGKPAILRRSLGSKAIRMVYSDVPGERVRIEDTPVEQRNTFSISDEDVQELSKQALIIEKHYGRPMDIEWAKDGVSGKLFIVQARPETVKSRGHATQIERFALNQKDGKVLAEGRAVGAKIGAGVARVVKSLDDMARVQPGDVLIADMTDPDWEPVMKRASAIVTNRGGRTCHAAIIARELGVPAVVGSGNATQVLQDGQEVTVSCAEGDTGFIYEGKLDFERTTTDLGNMPPAPLKIMMNVANPERAFDFGQLPNAGIGLARLEMIIASHIGIHPNALLEYDRQDAATKKKIDEKIAGYADPVSFYVNRLAEGIATLTASVAPNPVIVRLSDFKSNEYANLIGGSNYEPHEENPMIGFRGASRYVDPSFSAAFALECKAVLRVRNEMGLDNLWVMIPFVRTLEEGRKVVEVLAANGLKQGENGLKIIMMCEVPSNALLADEFLEIFDGFSIGSNDLTQLTLGLDRDSSIVAHLFDERNPAVKKLLSLAIKAARAKGKYVGICGQGPSDHPDLAEWLMQEGIESVSLNPDTVVDTWLRLAKLKANS; encoded by the coding sequence TTGAACGAGAATATCCTGTGGTTGCACGAACTGCGCCTGGCCGACCTGGCCCGCGTAGGCGGCAAGAATTCGTCGCTTGGCGAAATGATCGGCAATCTTGCCGGTCTGGGGGTTTCTGTCCCCGGCGGTTACGCAACCACCGCTGAAGCCTTCAAGGACTTCATCGCACACAACGATCTTTCCAAGCGCATTTTCGACAAGCTGGCCACGCTGGACGTGGAAGATGTCGCCGCGCTCACCGCAGCCGGCAAGGAAATCCGCGGCTGGGTGATCGACGCCCCGCTGCAGCCGCAGCTGGACCAGGACATCCGCAGCGCCTACAAGCAGCTGTGCGACGAGAACGGCGGCGGCGACGTGGCCGTGGCCGTGCGCTCCTCGGCCACCGCCGAAGACCTGCCCGACGCCTCGTTCGCCGGCCAGCAGGAAACCTTCCTCAACGTCACCGGTGCCGACGACGTCGTGCACAAGGTCAAGGAAGTGTTCGCCTCTCTCTACAACGACCGTGCCATCGCCTACCGCGTGCACCACGGGTTCAAGCACGAAGACGTGTTCCTGTCCTCCGGCGTGCAGCTGATGGTGCGCTCGGGCGTGGGGTCGTCCGGCGTGCTGTTCACCCTGGACACCGAATCGGGCTTCCGTGACGTGGTGTTCGTGACCTCCAGCTTCGGCCTGGGCGAAATGGTCGTGCAGGGAGCGGTCAACCCCGACGAGTTCTACGTCTACAAGCCCACCCTGAATACCGGCAAGCCGGCCATCCTGCGCCGCTCGCTGGGCAGCAAGGCGATCCGCATGGTCTATTCGGACGTGCCCGGTGAGCGCGTGCGCATCGAAGACACTCCGGTGGAGCAGCGCAACACCTTCTCGATCAGCGACGAGGACGTGCAGGAACTGTCCAAGCAGGCGCTGATCATCGAAAAACATTACGGCCGCCCGATGGACATCGAGTGGGCCAAGGACGGCGTGAGCGGCAAGCTGTTCATCGTGCAGGCGCGCCCGGAAACGGTGAAGTCGCGTGGCCACGCCACCCAGATCGAGCGTTTCGCGCTGAACCAGAAGGACGGCAAGGTGCTGGCCGAAGGCCGCGCCGTGGGTGCCAAGATCGGCGCCGGCGTGGCCCGCGTGGTCAAGTCGCTGGACGACATGGCCCGCGTGCAGCCGGGCGACGTGCTGATCGCCGACATGACCGATCCCGATTGGGAACCGGTGATGAAGCGCGCCTCGGCGATCGTGACCAACCGGGGTGGCCGTACCTGCCACGCAGCGATCATCGCGCGTGAGCTGGGCGTGCCGGCCGTGGTTGGTTCGGGCAACGCGACCCAGGTGCTGCAGGACGGCCAGGAAGTGACGGTCAGCTGCGCCGAGGGCGACACCGGCTTCATCTACGAAGGCAAGCTGGACTTCGAACGCACCACCACGGACCTCGGCAACATGCCGCCGGCGCCGCTGAAGATCATGATGAACGTGGCCAACCCGGAACGTGCATTCGACTTCGGCCAGCTGCCCAACGCCGGTATCGGCCTGGCCCGCCTGGAGATGATCATTGCCAGCCACATCGGCATCCATCCGAACGCGCTGCTGGAATACGACCGCCAGGATGCGGCCACGAAGAAGAAGATCGACGAGAAGATCGCCGGTTATGCCGACCCGGTGAGCTTCTACGTGAACCGCCTGGCCGAAGGCATCGCCACGCTGACCGCGTCGGTGGCACCGAACCCGGTGATCGTGCGCCTGTCGGACTTCAAGTCCAACGAGTACGCGAACCTGATCGGCGGCAGCAACTACGAGCCGCACGAAGAGAACCCGATGATCGGCTTCCGCGGCGCCAGCCGTTACGTCGACCCGAGCTTCTCGGCTGCCTTCGCGCTGGAGTGCAAGGCCGTGCTGCGCGTGCGCAACGAGATGGGCCTGGACAACCTGTGGGTCATGATTCCGTTCGTGCGCACGCTGGAAGAAGGCCGCAAGGTGGTCGAAGTGCTGGCGGCCAATGGCCTGAAGCAGGGCGAGAACGGCCTGAAGATCATCATGATGTGCGAAGTGCCGTCCAACGCACTGCTCGCCGATGAGTTCCTGGAGATCTTCGACGGCTTCTCGATCGGCTCCAACGACCTGACCCAGCTGACCCTGGGCCTGGACCGCGACTCCTCGATCGTGGCGCATCTGTTCGACGAGCGGAACCCCGCGGTGAAGAAGCTGCTGTCGCTGGCGATCAAGGCCGCGCGCGCCAAGGGCAAGTACGTGGGCATCTGCGGCCAGGGGCCGTCGGATCACCCGGACCTGGCCGAATGGCTGATGCAGGAAGGCATCGAGTCGGTGTCGTTGAACCCGGACACCGTGGTCGATACCTGGCTGCGGTTGGCCAAGTTGAAGGCCAACAGCTGA
- the phaC gene encoding class III poly(R)-hydroxyalkanoic acid synthase subunit PhaC, with protein MKGPLGFNAEDLLQETLSMQRKLMDGLKLLPSVEDVDYGATAREEVWRDGKVTLYRFVGEETPVQRTPLLIVYALVNRPYMVDLQADRSLVQRLLALGHDVYVLDWGYPDRSERYQTLEDYLLRFVDGAVDHLVAANDGAPINMLGVCQGGVFALCYAALRQPKLANLITMVTPVDFQTPDNMLSHWARQVDVDLLVDTLGNIPADLMNASYLMLKPFRLNIQKYVGLLDILDDKAALQDFLRMEKWIFDSPDLAGEAFRDFIKQFYQGNGLMHDGVRIGEEHVDLLQVTLPVLNIYAEQDHLVPPDASRAMKDRIGSDDYTESSFRGGHIGIYVSGRAQREVPGTISAWLAERT; from the coding sequence ATGAAGGGACCGCTGGGCTTCAACGCCGAAGACCTGCTGCAGGAAACCCTGTCCATGCAGCGCAAGCTGATGGACGGGCTGAAGCTGCTGCCGTCGGTCGAAGACGTGGACTACGGCGCCACCGCGCGCGAGGAAGTCTGGCGCGACGGCAAGGTGACCCTGTACCGCTTCGTCGGCGAAGAAACGCCGGTACAGCGCACGCCGCTGCTGATCGTCTACGCGCTGGTCAACCGCCCGTACATGGTCGACCTGCAGGCCGACCGTTCGCTGGTGCAGCGCCTGCTGGCACTCGGCCACGACGTGTACGTGCTCGATTGGGGCTACCCGGACCGTTCCGAGCGCTACCAGACCCTGGAGGACTACCTGCTGCGCTTCGTCGACGGCGCGGTGGACCATCTGGTCGCGGCCAACGACGGCGCACCGATCAACATGCTCGGTGTCTGCCAGGGCGGGGTGTTCGCGCTGTGCTACGCCGCGCTGCGCCAGCCCAAGCTGGCCAACCTGATCACCATGGTCACGCCGGTCGACTTCCAGACCCCGGACAACATGCTCTCGCACTGGGCGCGGCAGGTGGACGTGGACCTGCTGGTGGACACGCTGGGCAACATCCCGGCCGACCTGATGAACGCCAGTTACCTGATGCTCAAGCCGTTCCGGCTCAACATCCAGAAGTACGTGGGCCTGCTCGACATCCTCGACGACAAGGCCGCGCTGCAGGATTTCCTGCGCATGGAGAAGTGGATCTTCGACTCGCCCGACCTGGCCGGCGAAGCGTTCCGTGACTTCATCAAGCAGTTCTACCAGGGCAATGGCCTGATGCACGACGGCGTGCGGATCGGCGAAGAACACGTGGACCTGCTCCAGGTCACGCTGCCGGTGCTGAACATCTACGCCGAGCAGGACCACCTGGTGCCGCCGGATGCGTCACGCGCGATGAAGGACCGGATCGGCAGCGACGACTACACCGAGAGCAGTTTCCGCGGCGGCCACATCGGCATCTATGTCTCCGGCCGCGCGCAGCGCGAAGTGCCGGGTACCATTTCGGCATGGCTGGCCGAACGCACCTGA
- the tadA gene encoding tRNA adenosine(34) deaminase TadA codes for MVERLPAPPPLGVPVHDQDEHWMQHALALAERAEREFNEIPVGAVLVGADGTVLGEGWNLNIADHDPSAHAEIVAMRQAGRALANHRLLGSTLYVTLEPCAMCAMAVVHARVARLVYAATDPKTGACGSVFDLLGDPRHNHRVELHGGVLAKEASTRLTNYFRAKRGKPPLLLP; via the coding sequence GTGGTTGAGCGCCTGCCCGCGCCGCCGCCGCTGGGCGTGCCGGTGCACGACCAGGACGAGCACTGGATGCAGCACGCGCTGGCCCTGGCCGAACGTGCCGAGCGTGAGTTCAACGAAATCCCGGTGGGCGCGGTGCTGGTCGGGGCCGATGGCACCGTGCTGGGCGAGGGCTGGAACCTCAACATCGCCGACCACGACCCCAGCGCCCACGCCGAGATCGTGGCGATGCGCCAGGCGGGCAGGGCGCTGGCCAACCACCGCCTGCTGGGCAGCACCCTGTACGTGACCCTGGAGCCGTGCGCGATGTGCGCGATGGCGGTAGTGCATGCGCGCGTGGCGCGGCTGGTGTACGCGGCCACCGACCCCAAGACCGGCGCCTGCGGCAGCGTGTTCGACCTGCTCGGCGATCCGCGCCACAACCACCGCGTTGAACTGCATGGTGGGGTGTTGGCCAAGGAAGCCAGCACGCGCCTGACCAACTACTTCCGCGCCAAGCGCGGCAAACCGCCGCTGCTGCTTCCCTGA
- the orn gene encoding oligoribonuclease encodes MADNGAEGERLIWIDLEMTGLDTDNDAIIEIATVVTDAQLNVLAEGPEFAIHHPVERLEAMDEWNRNQHRRSGLWQRVVESQVTLAQAEAQTVNFLAQWIKAGASPMCGNSICQDRRFLHREMPRLEKYFHYRNLDVSTVKELARRWAPTVAAGVGKTSSHTALSDVHDSIAELRHYRQFMGALSGLPV; translated from the coding sequence ATGGCAGACAACGGCGCAGAAGGCGAACGACTGATCTGGATCGACCTGGAAATGACCGGTCTGGACACCGACAACGACGCGATCATCGAGATCGCCACCGTGGTCACCGACGCGCAGTTGAACGTGCTGGCCGAAGGTCCGGAGTTCGCCATCCACCATCCGGTGGAGCGGCTGGAAGCGATGGACGAATGGAACCGCAACCAGCACCGCCGTTCCGGGCTGTGGCAGCGCGTGGTGGAGAGCCAGGTCACCCTGGCCCAGGCCGAAGCGCAGACCGTGAACTTCCTGGCCCAGTGGATCAAGGCCGGCGCCTCGCCGATGTGCGGCAACTCGATCTGCCAGGACCGCCGTTTCCTGCACCGTGAAATGCCGCGCCTGGAAAAGTACTTCCATTACCGCAACCTGGACGTGTCCACGGTCAAGGAACTGGCCCGGCGCTGGGCGCCGACCGTGGCTGCCGGGGTAGGCAAGACCTCCAGCCACACCGCGCTGAGCGACGTGCACGATTCGATCGCCGAACTGCGCCATTACCGCCAGTTCATGGGCGCGCTGTCGGGTCTACCGGTGTAA
- the ppsR gene encoding posphoenolpyruvate synthetase regulatory kinase/phosphorylase PpsR, which produces MSTIRPVFYVSDGTGITAETIGHSLLTQFSGFSFITDRMSFIDDPEKAREACERIKAAGERYQVRPIVVSSCVDSGLSMILAESGGLMLDVFAPFIEPLERELAVNRHSRVGQAHGMVDFETYHRRINAMNFALTHDDGIAINYDDADVILVAVSRAGKTPTCIYLALHYGVRAANYPLTDEDLEQDRLPARLRPYRKKLFGLTIDPDRLQQIRQERRPNSRYANLETCRREVAAAETMFRMERIPTLSTTHTSIEEISSKVLTTLGLQRELY; this is translated from the coding sequence ATGTCGACGATCCGTCCGGTCTTCTACGTATCCGATGGAACCGGTATCACCGCTGAAACCATTGGGCATAGCCTGCTCACCCAGTTCTCCGGATTCAGCTTCATCACCGATCGGATGTCGTTCATAGACGACCCCGAAAAAGCGCGGGAAGCCTGTGAACGGATCAAGGCGGCGGGGGAGCGCTACCAGGTCCGGCCGATCGTGGTCAGTTCCTGCGTGGACAGCGGCCTGAGCATGATCCTGGCCGAAAGCGGCGGGCTGATGCTCGACGTGTTCGCCCCCTTCATCGAGCCGCTGGAGCGCGAACTGGCGGTCAACCGCCATTCCCGGGTCGGCCAGGCGCACGGCATGGTCGACTTCGAGACCTACCACCGCCGCATCAACGCGATGAACTTCGCGCTGACCCACGACGACGGGATCGCCATCAACTACGACGACGCCGACGTGATCCTGGTAGCGGTATCGCGGGCCGGCAAGACCCCGACCTGCATCTACCTGGCCCTGCATTACGGGGTGCGCGCGGCCAATTACCCGCTGACCGACGAGGACCTGGAGCAGGACCGCCTGCCAGCCCGGCTGCGGCCCTATCGCAAGAAGCTGTTCGGGCTGACCATCGACCCCGACCGGCTGCAGCAGATCCGCCAGGAGCGCCGGCCCAATTCGCGCTACGCCAACCTGGAAACCTGCCGGCGGGAGGTCGCCGCGGCCGAGACCATGTTCCGGATGGAGCGCATCCCGACCCTGAGCACCACCCATACCTCGATCGAGGAGATTTCCAGCAAGGTATTGACCACGTTGGGGTTGCAGCGCGAGCTGTATTGA
- the mntR gene encoding manganese-binding transcriptional regulator MntR, producing the protein MSPTARKTPTPLIDAQVHVEGFVQVREARRSELVEDYVELIADLIADGREARQVDIATRLGVAQPTVAKALKRLVKEGWAIQRPYRGVFLTPAGEQLAVEMRARHQTVERFLLALGVDPDSARRDAEGIEHHVSEATLAAFEAFVRKADGRG; encoded by the coding sequence ATGTCGCCTACTGCCCGCAAGACGCCTACGCCGCTGATCGATGCCCAGGTCCATGTGGAAGGGTTCGTGCAGGTGCGCGAGGCGCGGCGCTCGGAGCTGGTGGAAGACTACGTGGAGCTGATCGCTGACCTGATCGCCGATGGCCGCGAGGCCCGCCAGGTCGATATCGCGACCCGGCTCGGGGTGGCACAGCCGACCGTGGCCAAGGCGCTCAAGCGGCTGGTCAAGGAAGGCTGGGCGATCCAGCGCCCGTACCGGGGCGTGTTCCTGACCCCGGCCGGCGAGCAGCTGGCCGTGGAGATGCGCGCCCGCCACCAGACCGTGGAGCGCTTCCTGCTGGCGCTGGGCGTGGACCCGGACTCTGCCCGCCGCGACGCCGAAGGCATCGAACACCATGTCAGCGAAGCCACCCTGGCCGCCTTCGAGGCATTCGTGCGCAAGGCCGACGGCCGTGGTTGA
- a CDS encoding alkene reductase → MLFTPYRLGPLTLPNRIVMPPMTRSRAAAGNVATPLMAEYYAQRASAGLIVSEGTQISPQGQGYAWTPGIHDDAQVAGWRGVTDAVHAAGGRIFAQLWHVGRVSHVDLQPGGAAPVSSSALQAEGVKVFVDVAGTGPQGGVGEMVQHSMPRALEIAEIPQIVREYALAARRAIEAGFDGVELHGANGYLINQFIDSQANQRTDAYGGSLQNRLRFLRGVTEAVAAEVGAERVGVRLAPLTTLQGAVDDTPQATYLAAAHILDSIGVGYLHIAEADWEDAPVMPVAFKEALRMVYRGTLIYAGKYTVERAEEALAKGWADLIGFGRPFIANPDLPERLQQGLELNVPDKATFFGGGEDGFTDYLPVGVHEDSHGVSLRGGADESRGMSARETA, encoded by the coding sequence ATGCTCTTCACTCCTTACCGCCTCGGCCCGCTCACGCTGCCCAACCGCATCGTGATGCCGCCGATGACCCGTTCGCGCGCCGCCGCCGGCAACGTGGCCACCCCGCTGATGGCCGAGTACTACGCCCAGCGCGCCTCGGCCGGCCTGATCGTCAGCGAAGGCACCCAGATCAGCCCGCAGGGGCAGGGCTATGCCTGGACCCCCGGTATCCACGACGACGCCCAGGTCGCGGGCTGGCGCGGCGTCACCGACGCCGTGCACGCCGCCGGTGGGCGCATCTTCGCCCAGCTCTGGCACGTCGGCCGCGTCTCGCATGTGGACCTGCAGCCGGGCGGCGCCGCGCCGGTCTCGTCTTCGGCGCTGCAGGCCGAGGGCGTGAAGGTGTTCGTCGATGTCGCCGGCACCGGCCCGCAGGGTGGGGTGGGCGAGATGGTCCAGCACTCCATGCCGCGTGCGCTGGAGATCGCCGAAATCCCGCAGATCGTGCGCGAGTACGCACTGGCCGCCCGCCGTGCGATCGAAGCCGGGTTTGATGGCGTGGAACTGCACGGCGCCAATGGCTACCTGATCAACCAGTTCATCGACTCGCAGGCCAACCAGCGCACCGACGCTTACGGCGGCTCGCTGCAGAACCGCCTGCGTTTCCTGCGTGGGGTGACCGAAGCCGTTGCCGCTGAAGTGGGCGCTGAGCGTGTCGGCGTGCGCCTGGCGCCGTTGACCACCCTGCAGGGCGCAGTGGACGACACCCCGCAGGCGACCTACCTGGCTGCCGCGCACATTCTGGACAGCATTGGCGTGGGTTACCTGCACATCGCCGAAGCCGATTGGGAGGATGCCCCGGTGATGCCGGTGGCGTTCAAGGAAGCATTGCGCATGGTGTATCGCGGCACGTTGATCTATGCGGGCAAGTACACCGTGGAGCGTGCGGAGGAAGCGTTGGCCAAGGGCTGGGCCGACCTGATCGGGTTTGGCCGGCCGTTCATTGCCAACCCGGACCTGCCGGAGCGGTTGCAGCAGGGTCTCGAATTGAACGTTCCAGACAAGGCGACGTTCTTCGGAGGCGGGGAGGATGGGTTTACCGATTACCTGCCGGTCGGGGTCCACGAGGACTCGCATGGCGTGTCGCTACGCGGTGGGGCCGATGAATCGCGTGGCATGTCGGCGCGGGAAACCGCGTAG
- a CDS encoding EcsC family protein codes for MSHIVRILPPPIEAKIVPTSKDWADLERAVALLESPTLTAKMANLIGSPLEFAVKKLPQSVSKRIHGAVEAALFKSAQAALWSMDNTPGKEASTRWHKAAAAATGALGGAFGFTALFLELPVSTTIMMRSVADVARSEGFDLSEMGTRHACLEVFALGGNSGQDDASETGYYITRGFTAEVMRHLSAELAGAAVGGGGVMIGLTPKEAGKWLAKIVEKVAARFGVVVTEKFAAQAVPIIGAVAGATLNTMFTDYYQDMARGHFIVRRLERQYGYETVRSAYNLLAGQRPPG; via the coding sequence ATGAGTCATATCGTCCGCATCTTGCCGCCGCCCATCGAGGCGAAGATCGTGCCCACCTCCAAGGACTGGGCCGACCTCGAACGGGCGGTGGCGCTGCTCGAATCGCCCACGCTCACCGCCAAGATGGCCAACCTGATCGGCTCACCGCTCGAGTTTGCGGTGAAGAAGCTGCCGCAGTCGGTGTCCAAGCGGATCCACGGCGCGGTCGAGGCGGCACTGTTCAAGTCGGCGCAGGCCGCGCTCTGGAGCATGGACAACACGCCCGGCAAGGAGGCGTCCACCCGCTGGCACAAGGCCGCGGCCGCCGCCACTGGTGCGCTGGGCGGTGCCTTCGGCTTCACCGCGCTGTTCCTGGAACTGCCGGTGTCGACCACGATCATGATGCGCTCGGTCGCCGACGTCGCCCGCAGCGAGGGTTTCGACCTCAGCGAGATGGGCACTCGCCACGCCTGCCTGGAAGTGTTCGCGCTGGGCGGCAACTCCGGCCAGGACGACGCCAGCGAAACCGGCTACTACATCACCCGCGGCTTCACCGCCGAAGTGATGCGTCACCTCTCGGCCGAACTGGCCGGCGCGGCCGTCGGTGGCGGCGGGGTGATGATCGGGCTGACCCCCAAGGAAGCCGGCAAGTGGCTGGCCAAGATCGTCGAAAAGGTCGCCGCCCGCTTCGGCGTGGTGGTCACCGAGAAATTCGCCGCCCAGGCGGTCCCGATCATCGGCGCGGTGGCTGGCGCCACGCTCAACACCATGTTCACCGACTACTACCAGGACATGGCGCGCGGCCACTTCATCGTGCGCCGCCTCGAACGCCAGTACGGCTACGAAACAGTGCGTAGCGCCTACAACCTGCTGGCGGGCCAACGCCCCCCGGGCTGA
- a CDS encoding DUF1249 domain-containing protein, which produces MAQASPRIERIPRLSRLSWLMGLYAENYRHLVRLFEPADLMPGSYVSSVGDGLDVRLDVIECHPYTVELRLTYDFADPVTGQPDPSAYVRLYRDARQAETTHCYVGRRWQDVVGMYPPPAELISHRMRMNTFLGKWLEYLAERGHGVATLQRDGDAAPAPSDARRAQIAG; this is translated from the coding sequence ATGGCCCAGGCATCGCCCCGCATCGAACGTATTCCCCGGCTCAGCCGCCTGAGCTGGCTGATGGGGCTGTACGCCGAAAACTACCGCCACCTGGTCCGGCTGTTCGAGCCGGCCGACCTGATGCCGGGCAGCTACGTGTCCTCGGTCGGCGACGGGCTGGACGTGCGCCTGGACGTGATCGAGTGCCACCCGTACACCGTGGAACTGCGCCTGACCTACGATTTCGCCGACCCGGTCACCGGTCAGCCGGACCCCTCTGCCTATGTGCGGCTGTACCGCGACGCCCGCCAGGCCGAGACCACCCACTGCTACGTGGGACGCCGCTGGCAGGACGTGGTCGGCATGTACCCGCCGCCGGCCGAGCTGATCAGCCACCGCATGCGCATGAACACCTTCCTGGGCAAGTGGCTGGAATACCTGGCCGAGCGCGGCCACGGCGTGGCCACCCTGCAACGGGATGGCGACGCCGCCCCCGCACCTTCCGACGCCCGTCGCGCCCAGATAGCTGGTTGA